In Streptomyces sp. NBC_01408, one DNA window encodes the following:
- a CDS encoding NYN domain-containing protein, giving the protein MVEPASGAEPAEPAGDAAEVLDRPLPEGVRRRVVALVSDAFGGLTVADLPAQLRQYARFTPTRRAKFAGNAMAAAVETDPVFRGRVAEKLREAQADLAAALESGAPPAAADPLDVAAAAYVLRPVGWVKLVAAAGEEAQRADAERIGEETRRELDRLREELAHVRELQRTGGEQVRAELDAARKEAESLQRKLRSALSDVKRGEAALRKLNAEVDGIRQDAATRVTTAESESRRLKSRLAEVETALEASRRATREGRSIEDMRLRLLLDTVLDAAQGLRRELALPPVSTRPADTVEAVEPGRMTPKDIAARALSETDPALLDQLLALPQAHLVVDGYNVTKTGYPTMPLEKQRLRLLGGLSMLAAQTGAEMTCVFDGAELAAPVLLAPPRGVRVLFSKAGVTADELIRQLVRAEPPGRPVVVVSTDREVADGVAKAGARPVTSALLLKRLSRVS; this is encoded by the coding sequence ATTGTGGAGCCAGCAAGCGGCGCTGAGCCGGCCGAACCGGCCGGCGACGCCGCCGAGGTGCTCGACCGCCCGCTGCCGGAAGGCGTGCGGCGCAGGGTCGTCGCGCTCGTCTCGGACGCCTTCGGCGGACTGACGGTCGCGGACCTCCCGGCGCAGCTGCGCCAGTACGCCCGGTTCACCCCGACCCGGCGCGCCAAGTTCGCGGGCAACGCCATGGCCGCGGCGGTCGAGACCGACCCCGTGTTCCGCGGCAGGGTCGCGGAGAAGCTGCGCGAGGCGCAGGCGGACCTGGCCGCGGCGCTCGAGTCCGGTGCGCCGCCCGCCGCCGCGGACCCGCTGGACGTGGCGGCCGCCGCGTACGTGCTGCGGCCGGTCGGCTGGGTGAAGCTGGTGGCCGCCGCGGGCGAGGAGGCGCAGCGCGCCGACGCCGAGCGGATCGGCGAGGAGACCCGGCGCGAGCTGGACCGGCTGCGCGAGGAGCTGGCCCACGTACGGGAGCTGCAGCGCACGGGCGGCGAGCAGGTGCGGGCCGAGCTGGACGCGGCCCGCAAGGAAGCCGAATCGCTTCAGCGCAAGCTGCGCAGCGCCCTCAGCGACGTCAAGCGCGGTGAGGCGGCCCTGCGCAAGCTGAACGCCGAGGTCGACGGGATCCGCCAGGACGCGGCCACCCGGGTGACGACCGCCGAGAGCGAGAGCCGGCGGCTCAAGTCGCGTCTGGCGGAGGTGGAGACGGCGCTGGAGGCCTCGCGCCGGGCCACCCGCGAGGGGCGCAGCATCGAGGACATGCGGCTGCGGCTGCTGCTGGACACCGTGCTGGACGCGGCGCAGGGGCTGCGCCGCGAGCTGGCGCTGCCGCCGGTGTCGACCCGTCCGGCCGACACCGTGGAAGCGGTGGAGCCGGGCCGGATGACGCCGAAGGACATCGCGGCCCGGGCGCTGTCCGAGACCGATCCGGCGCTGCTGGACCAGTTGTTGGCGCTGCCTCAGGCCCATCTGGTGGTCGACGGCTACAACGTGACGAAGACCGGCTATCCGACGATGCCGCTGGAGAAGCAGCGGCTGCGGCTGCTGGGCGGGCTGTCGATGCTGGCCGCGCAGACGGGCGCGGAGATGACCTGTGTGTTCGACGGGGCGGAGCTGGCGGCCCCGGTGCTGCTGGCGCCGCCGCGCGGGGTGCGGGTGCTGTTCTCCAAGGCTGGGGTGACGGCGGACGAGCTGATCCGCCAGCTGGTGCGGGCCGAGCCGCCCGGCAGGCCGGTGGTGGTGGTCTCCACGGACCGGGAGGTCGCCGACGGGGTGGCCAAGGCGGGGGCGCGGCCGGTGACGTCCGCCTTGTTGCTGAAGCGGCTTTCGCGCGTTTCGTAA
- a CDS encoding C40 family peptidase gives MASHRRPKQPNRARVTVLTATAAAAVALSAQGASAAPAKPGKDEVKAQVDALYEEAEQATEKFNGAKERQEKLEKEIGQLQDQVARGQGDLNELRNALGSMASAQYRNGGIDQSLALFLSADPDSYLDKASSLEHLSGKQVEAVQKIQAKQRSLAQQRQEASGKLADLDATRKELGEKKKAAQDKLGEAQALLNTLTAQERAALKDEEARASRSDSQRVDLGNVKASGRAGAALEAAKTKLGAAYVMGATGPSAYDCSGLVQWAYKQAGVSVSRTTYTQAEEGRRVSRSELQPGDLVFFYGDLHHVGLYAGNNMTLHASNPRGGVKYESMDNMPYQFGVRI, from the coding sequence GTGGCGTCCCACCGTCGACCCAAGCAGCCGAACCGCGCTCGTGTGACCGTCCTGACCGCCACGGCGGCCGCGGCCGTCGCACTCTCCGCCCAGGGCGCCTCCGCCGCTCCGGCCAAGCCGGGCAAGGACGAGGTCAAGGCTCAGGTCGACGCGCTCTACGAAGAGGCGGAGCAGGCCACCGAGAAGTTCAACGGGGCCAAGGAACGCCAGGAGAAGCTCGAGAAGGAGATCGGGCAGCTCCAGGACCAGGTCGCGCGCGGCCAGGGCGACCTCAACGAGCTGCGCAACGCGCTCGGTTCGATGGCCAGCGCCCAGTACCGCAACGGCGGCATAGACCAGTCCCTCGCCCTCTTCCTCTCCGCCGACCCCGACAGCTACCTCGACAAGGCCTCCAGCCTGGAGCACCTGAGCGGCAAGCAGGTCGAAGCGGTCCAGAAGATCCAGGCCAAGCAGCGCAGCCTCGCGCAGCAGCGCCAGGAGGCCTCCGGCAAGCTCGCCGACCTCGACGCCACCCGCAAGGAGCTCGGCGAGAAGAAGAAGGCCGCGCAGGACAAGCTCGGCGAGGCCCAGGCCCTGCTCAACACCCTGACCGCGCAGGAGCGCGCCGCGCTCAAGGACGAGGAGGCGCGGGCCAGCCGCAGCGACAGCCAGCGCGTCGACCTCGGCAACGTGAAGGCCTCCGGCCGTGCCGGCGCCGCCCTGGAGGCGGCCAAGACCAAGCTCGGCGCCGCCTACGTCATGGGCGCCACCGGCCCCAGCGCGTACGACTGCTCCGGGCTCGTCCAGTGGGCCTACAAGCAGGCAGGCGTCAGTGTCAGCCGCACGACGTACACCCAGGCGGAAGAGGGCAGGCGCGTCAGCCGCAGCGAGCTCCAGCCCGGTGACCTGGTCTTCTTCTACGGGGACCTGCACCACGTCGGCCTGTACGCGGGCAACAACATGACGCTGCACGCCTCCAATCCGCGCGGCGGCGTCAAGTACGAGTCGATGGACAACATGCCGTACCAGTTCGGCGTCCGCATCTGA
- a CDS encoding NlpC/P60 family protein, whose product MASHRRPGLSGLDRNTKVTVLTAAAAGAAVAMTGAPAGAAPGLPYEPPAGARAQVDRLFEEAEQATERFNEAGEKADRLRAEVSRAQDAVARGQDRINTMRGVLGTFAGAQYRSGGIDPTVGLMLSENPDDYLERAAVLDRLTGRQARQLDELREEQRRLGQERREASHKLAELDALRADVAKHKRSVTAKLAAARRLLNAMPSEERADFERASRSGGRADGLPDPPSAGPSSGRAATAVMAARAAVGRPYVWGSTGPSGFDCSGLMVWSYRQAGVALPRTSQAQRHAGRQVPLSQAQPGDLVTYRSDASHVGMYVGNGQVVHAPYPGARVRYDPVGMMPVSSVTRP is encoded by the coding sequence GTGGCGTCCCATCGCCGGCCCGGCCTCAGCGGCCTCGACCGGAACACGAAGGTCACCGTCCTCACCGCCGCGGCGGCCGGCGCCGCCGTCGCCATGACGGGCGCACCCGCGGGCGCGGCCCCCGGCCTGCCGTACGAGCCCCCGGCCGGCGCCCGCGCGCAGGTCGACCGGCTCTTCGAGGAGGCCGAACAGGCCACCGAACGCTTCAACGAGGCCGGCGAGAAGGCCGACCGGCTCCGCGCCGAAGTCAGCCGGGCCCAGGACGCGGTGGCCCGCGGGCAGGACCGCATCAACACCATGCGGGGCGTCCTCGGCACCTTCGCCGGAGCCCAGTACCGCAGCGGCGGCATCGACCCCACCGTCGGGCTGATGCTGTCGGAGAACCCCGACGACTACCTCGAACGGGCCGCCGTCCTGGACCGGCTCACCGGCCGCCAGGCCCGGCAGCTCGACGAACTGCGGGAGGAGCAGCGCCGCCTCGGCCAGGAACGCCGCGAGGCCTCCCACAAGCTCGCCGAACTCGACGCGCTGCGCGCCGACGTGGCCAAGCACAAGCGCTCCGTCACGGCGAAGCTCGCGGCCGCCCGGCGGCTGCTCAACGCCATGCCCTCCGAGGAGCGGGCCGACTTCGAGCGCGCCTCGCGCTCCGGCGGCCGCGCCGACGGGCTGCCCGACCCGCCCTCCGCCGGGCCCTCCTCGGGGCGCGCCGCGACCGCGGTGATGGCGGCCCGGGCGGCGGTCGGCAGGCCCTACGTATGGGGCTCCACCGGCCCGTCCGGTTTCGACTGCTCCGGGCTGATGGTGTGGTCGTACCGGCAGGCGGGCGTCGCCCTGCCGCGCACCTCGCAGGCCCAGCGGCACGCGGGACGCCAGGTCCCGCTGTCGCAGGCGCAGCCGGGCGACCTGGTGACGTACCGCTCGGACGCCAGCCACGTCGGCATGTACGTGGGCAACGGCCAGGTGGTGCACGCCCCGTACCCGGGGGCCCGGGTGCGGTACGACCCGGTCGGGATGATGCCGGTCTCCTCGGTGACCCGGCCCTGA
- a CDS encoding glycosyltransferase family 4 protein yields MHKTLIVTNDFPPRPGGIQAFLHNMALRLDPDRIVVYASTWKHSAEGREATAAFDAEQPFQVVRDRTTMLLPTPRVTRRAVGLLREHGCESVWFGAAAPLGLMGPALRRAGARRIVATTHGHEAGWAQLPAARQLLRRIGEGTDTLTYLGEYTRSRIASAVTDRAAARMTQLPPGVDEKTFHPGSGGAEVRARLGLTDRPVVVCVSRLVPRKGQDTLIEAMPRILAAVPDAVLLIVGGGPYEADLRALAEATGVADSVVFTGAVPWAELPAHYGAGDVFAMPCRTRRGGLDVEGLGIVYLEASATGLPVVAGDSGGAPDAVLDGETGWVVRGGDPADAAERIAVLLQDPALRERMGSAGRVWVEEKWRWDLLADRLHALL; encoded by the coding sequence ATGCACAAGACGCTGATCGTGACCAACGACTTCCCGCCGCGACCGGGCGGCATCCAGGCCTTCCTGCACAACATGGCGCTGCGGCTGGATCCCGACCGGATCGTCGTGTATGCCTCCACCTGGAAGCACAGCGCGGAGGGCCGCGAGGCCACCGCCGCCTTCGACGCCGAACAGCCCTTCCAGGTCGTGCGCGACCGTACGACGATGCTGCTGCCGACCCCGCGCGTGACGCGGCGGGCGGTGGGACTGCTGCGCGAACACGGCTGCGAGTCCGTGTGGTTCGGGGCGGCGGCCCCGCTCGGGCTGATGGGCCCGGCGCTGCGCCGGGCGGGCGCCCGGCGGATCGTGGCGACCACGCACGGGCACGAGGCGGGCTGGGCCCAGCTGCCCGCGGCGCGCCAGCTGCTGCGGCGGATCGGCGAGGGCACCGACACGCTGACCTACCTGGGGGAGTACACCCGCTCGCGGATCGCCTCCGCGGTGACGGACCGGGCGGCGGCGCGGATGACGCAACTCCCGCCGGGGGTGGACGAGAAGACCTTCCACCCGGGCTCGGGCGGCGCGGAGGTCCGGGCCCGGCTCGGGCTGACCGACCGGCCGGTGGTCGTCTGCGTCTCGCGGCTGGTGCCGCGCAAGGGGCAGGACACGCTGATCGAGGCGATGCCGCGGATCCTGGCGGCGGTGCCGGACGCGGTGCTGCTGATCGTGGGGGGCGGTCCGTACGAGGCGGACCTGCGGGCGCTCGCGGAGGCGACGGGCGTCGCGGACTCGGTGGTCTTCACGGGAGCCGTCCCGTGGGCGGAACTGCCCGCCCACTACGGCGCGGGGGACGTCTTCGCGATGCCGTGCCGGACCCGGCGGGGCGGGCTGGACGTGGAGGGCCTCGGGATCGTCTACCTGGAGGCCTCGGCGACGGGCCTGCCGGTGGTCGCGGGCGACTCCGGCGGGGCGCCGGACGCGGTGCTGGACGGCGAGACGGGCTGGGTGGTCCGGGGCGGCGACCCCGCTGACGCGGCCGAGCGGATCGCAGTCCTGCTGCAGGACCCGGCCCTGCGGGAACGGATGGGCTCCGCCGGGCGGGTGTGGGTCGAGGAGAAGTGGCGCTGGGACCTTTTGGCCGACCGCCTGCACGCGCTGCTGTAG
- a CDS encoding GMC oxidoreductase: MTPNLTRRHVLGLAALQTAAALGFTRIGLASASAVEPGAAPYAPAIVVGSGYGSAVAALRLGQAGVRTVVLEMGRLWDTPGPDGKVFPSTSAPDHRSMWFRTRTEAPLAQFLWLDVVNRDISPYPGVLDRVNYGDMSVYVGRGVGGGSLVNGGMAPTPRRSYFSEVLPQVDADEMYGTYFPRARAMLGVNDIDPAWFESTPWYRFARISRKHAHNTGLKTVFVPNVYDFAYMKREAAGTAVRSALAGEVIYGNNHGKKSVDKTYLAAALGTGNVTIETMQRVVGVRPDPAGGYVLTVRTSDVSGRVTQVRELGCEQLFLGAGSLGTTEILLRARETGALPALSEKVGLGWGPNGNVMTARANHLWDTVGADQATMPALGIDDWDNAANPVFAEIAPLPMGLEHWISMYLAITRNPERGHFSYDAATDSARLNWRRDQNSPAVNAAKNLFDRINRRNFTIYRYDLFGGNRAFADNFTYHPLGGCVLGDATDAYGRVKGYQGLYVVDGSLVPGSLGVNPFVTITALAERNMARVLADPR, from the coding sequence ATGACACCAAATCTGACGCGCCGTCATGTCCTCGGACTGGCCGCCCTCCAGACCGCCGCCGCCCTCGGCTTCACACGGATCGGCCTGGCCTCCGCCTCCGCCGTCGAGCCGGGTGCAGCCCCCTACGCGCCCGCGATCGTCGTCGGCTCCGGCTACGGTTCCGCCGTCGCCGCCCTGCGCCTGGGCCAGGCGGGCGTGCGTACCGTCGTCCTCGAAATGGGCCGGCTCTGGGACACCCCCGGACCCGACGGCAAGGTCTTCCCCTCCACCTCGGCGCCCGACCACCGCTCCATGTGGTTCCGTACGCGCACCGAGGCCCCGCTCGCCCAGTTCCTCTGGCTCGACGTGGTCAACCGCGACATCAGCCCGTACCCGGGCGTCCTCGACCGCGTGAACTACGGCGACATGTCCGTGTACGTGGGGCGGGGAGTCGGGGGCGGATCGCTCGTCAACGGCGGCATGGCGCCGACGCCCAGGCGCTCGTACTTCTCCGAGGTGCTGCCCCAGGTCGACGCCGACGAGATGTACGGCACGTACTTCCCCCGCGCCCGCGCCATGCTCGGCGTCAACGACATCGACCCGGCCTGGTTCGAGTCCACGCCCTGGTACCGCTTCGCGCGGATCTCCCGCAAGCACGCCCACAACACCGGCCTGAAGACCGTCTTCGTCCCCAACGTCTACGACTTCGCGTACATGAAGCGCGAGGCGGCCGGCACCGCGGTCAGGTCGGCGCTCGCGGGCGAGGTCATCTACGGCAACAACCACGGGAAGAAGAGCGTCGACAAGACCTACCTGGCGGCCGCCCTCGGCACCGGCAACGTCACCATCGAGACCATGCAGCGCGTGGTCGGCGTACGCCCGGACCCGGCCGGCGGGTACGTGCTGACCGTACGGACCAGCGATGTCTCCGGCCGGGTCACCCAGGTGCGCGAACTCGGCTGCGAGCAGCTCTTCCTCGGGGCGGGGAGCCTGGGGACGACCGAGATCCTGCTGCGGGCCCGCGAGACCGGGGCGCTGCCGGCGCTCAGCGAGAAGGTCGGGCTCGGCTGGGGGCCCAACGGCAACGTCATGACCGCCCGCGCCAACCATCTGTGGGACACCGTCGGCGCCGACCAGGCCACCATGCCCGCCCTGGGCATCGACGACTGGGACAACGCAGCGAACCCGGTCTTCGCCGAGATAGCCCCGCTGCCCATGGGGCTGGAGCACTGGATCTCGATGTACCTGGCCATCACCAGGAACCCGGAGCGGGGGCACTTCAGCTACGACGCCGCCACCGACTCCGCCCGCCTCAACTGGCGGCGGGACCAGAACAGCCCCGCGGTCAACGCGGCCAAGAACCTCTTCGACCGCATCAACCGGCGGAACTTCACCATCTACCGGTACGACCTCTTCGGCGGCAACCGGGCCTTCGCCGACAACTTCACGTACCACCCGCTGGGCGGCTGCGTCCTCGGCGACGCCACCGACGCGTACGGCCGGGTCAAGGGCTACCAGGGGCTGTACGTGGTCGACGGCTCGCTGGTCCCCGGCTCGCTCGGCGTGAACCCGTTCGTGACGATCACCGCCCTCGCCGAGCGGAACATGGCGCGGGTCCTCGCCGACCCCCGCTGA
- a CDS encoding long-chain fatty acid--CoA ligase, protein MREFSLPALYEVPSDGNLTDLIRRNAAQHPDTAVMARKVDGRWQDVTATEFLAEVKAAAKGLMAAGVRPGDRVALISRTRYEWVLIDFAIWSAGGVTVPVYETSSPEQIQWILGDSGAVAAVVESPGHGAAVEALRDSLPELREVWEIERGALDALKAAGEQITDAELDERSSLAGADDPATIVYTSGTTGRPKGCVLSHRNFFAECGNAVERLKPLFKTGECSVLLFLPAAHVFGRLVEVAAVLAPIRLGCVPDIKNLTDELQSFRPTLILGVPRVFEKVYNSARAKAQADGKGKIFDAAAETAIAYSRALDTPRGPSFGLKLKHKLFTKLVYSKLHAVLGGRGEYAISGGAPLGERLGHFFRGIGFTVLEGYGLTESCAATTFNPWDKQKIGTVGQPMPGSVVRIADDGEVLLHGEQIFTGYWKNETATAEALTDGWFHTGDVGTLDEDGYLTITGRKKELIVTAGGKNVAPAVIEDRIRAHALVAECMVVGDGRPFVAALVTIDEEFLGRWAADHGKPAGVTAAELREDAELIAAVQKAVDDGNAAVSKAESVRKFRILPSQFTEESGHITPSLKLKRNVVAKDFADEIEALYRG, encoded by the coding sequence TTGCGCGAGTTCAGCCTTCCGGCCCTGTACGAGGTCCCGTCGGACGGGAACCTGACGGATCTCATCCGCCGCAACGCCGCTCAGCATCCCGACACGGCCGTCATGGCCCGCAAGGTCGACGGCCGGTGGCAGGACGTGACCGCGACCGAGTTCCTCGCCGAGGTCAAGGCCGCGGCCAAGGGCCTGATGGCGGCCGGCGTGCGCCCCGGCGACCGGGTCGCCCTCATTTCCCGCACCCGCTACGAGTGGGTGCTGATCGACTTCGCGATCTGGAGCGCGGGCGGCGTCACCGTTCCCGTGTACGAGACCAGCTCCCCCGAGCAGATCCAGTGGATCCTCGGCGACTCCGGCGCCGTCGCGGCGGTCGTCGAGAGCCCCGGGCACGGCGCGGCCGTGGAAGCCCTGCGGGACAGCCTGCCGGAGCTGCGCGAGGTCTGGGAGATCGAGCGGGGCGCCCTCGACGCGCTGAAGGCCGCGGGCGAGCAGATCACCGACGCCGAGCTCGACGAGCGCAGCAGCCTCGCGGGCGCCGACGACCCGGCCACCATCGTCTACACCTCCGGCACCACCGGCCGCCCCAAGGGCTGCGTGCTGAGCCACCGCAACTTCTTCGCGGAGTGCGGCAACGCGGTCGAGCGGCTGAAGCCGCTGTTCAAGACCGGCGAGTGCTCGGTGCTCCTCTTCCTGCCGGCCGCGCACGTCTTCGGGCGCCTGGTGGAGGTCGCGGCCGTCCTGGCGCCGATCCGGCTGGGCTGCGTACCGGACATCAAGAACCTGACGGACGAACTCCAGTCCTTCCGGCCCACCCTGATCCTCGGTGTCCCGCGGGTCTTCGAGAAGGTCTACAACTCGGCGCGCGCCAAGGCGCAGGCCGACGGCAAGGGCAAGATCTTCGATGCCGCGGCCGAGACGGCGATCGCGTACAGCCGTGCGCTGGACACCCCGCGCGGCCCGTCCTTCGGGCTGAAGCTCAAGCACAAGCTCTTCACGAAGCTGGTCTACAGCAAGCTGCACGCCGTCCTCGGCGGACGCGGCGAGTACGCGATCTCCGGCGGCGCCCCGCTGGGCGAGCGGCTCGGGCACTTCTTCCGCGGCATCGGCTTCACGGTGCTGGAGGGCTACGGCCTGACCGAGTCCTGCGCGGCGACCACCTTCAACCCGTGGGACAAGCAGAAGATCGGTACGGTCGGCCAGCCCATGCCGGGCTCCGTGGTGCGCATCGCGGACGACGGCGAGGTGCTGCTGCACGGCGAGCAGATCTTCACGGGCTACTGGAAGAACGAGACGGCGACCGCCGAGGCGCTGACCGACGGCTGGTTCCACACCGGCGACGTCGGCACCCTCGACGAGGACGGCTACCTCACGATCACCGGGCGCAAGAAGGAACTCATCGTCACCGCGGGCGGCAAGAACGTCGCGCCCGCCGTGATCGAGGACCGGATCCGGGCGCACGCGCTGGTCGCGGAGTGCATGGTGGTGGGCGACGGACGGCCGTTCGTGGCCGCGCTGGTCACCATCGACGAGGAGTTCCTCGGCCGGTGGGCCGCGGACCACGGGAAGCCGGCCGGTGTCACGGCGGCGGAGCTGCGCGAGGACGCGGAGCTGATCGCCGCCGTCCAGAAGGCCGTGGACGACGGCAACGCGGCGGTTTCCAAGGCGGAATCGGTGCGGAAATTCCGCATTCTGCCCTCCCAGTTCACGGAGGAGTCGGGCCACATCACGCCGTCGCTGAAGCTGAAGCGCAACGTGGTGGCGAAGGACTTCGCGGACGAGATCGAGGCGCTCTACCGGGGCTAG
- a CDS encoding metallophosphoesterase, whose translation MGGRNRRTRVHVVSDVHGNTEALARAGEGADALICLGDLVLFLDYADHSRGIFPDLFGVENADRIVELRNARRFEEARAFGRELWAGLDREQLIEGAVRRQYAQMFAAFPNPTYATYGNVDIPGLWPEYAARPGLTVLDGQRTEIGGLVFGFVGGGLPSPMRTPYEVDVEEYAAKVEALGEVDVLCSHIPPEVPELCYDTVARRFERGSEALLAAIRRTRPRYALFGHVHQPLAQRMRIGGTECVNVGHFAATGRPWALEW comes from the coding sequence ATGGGTGGCAGGAACAGGCGCACGCGAGTTCACGTCGTCAGCGACGTCCACGGCAACACCGAGGCCCTCGCGCGGGCCGGAGAGGGCGCCGACGCGCTCATCTGCCTCGGTGACCTGGTGCTCTTCCTCGACTACGCCGACCACTCGCGCGGGATCTTCCCCGACCTGTTCGGCGTCGAGAACGCCGACCGGATCGTCGAGCTGCGCAACGCGCGCCGCTTCGAGGAGGCCCGCGCCTTCGGCCGGGAGCTGTGGGCCGGGCTGGACCGGGAGCAGCTGATCGAGGGCGCGGTACGCCGCCAGTACGCACAGATGTTCGCCGCGTTCCCCAACCCTACGTACGCCACTTACGGCAATGTCGACATCCCGGGGCTGTGGCCGGAATACGCCGCCCGCCCCGGCCTCACCGTCCTCGACGGCCAGCGCACCGAGATCGGCGGTCTGGTCTTCGGCTTTGTGGGCGGCGGGCTGCCCTCGCCGATGCGCACCCCCTACGAGGTGGACGTGGAGGAGTACGCCGCCAAGGTCGAGGCGCTCGGCGAGGTCGACGTCCTGTGCTCGCACATCCCGCCGGAGGTGCCCGAGCTCTGCTACGACACGGTCGCGCGCCGCTTCGAACGGGGCAGCGAGGCCCTGCTGGCCGCCATCCGCCGCACCCGCCCCCGCTACGCCCTCTTCGGGCACGTGCACCAGCCGCTGGCACAGCGGATGCGGATCGGGGGCACGGAGTGCGTGAACGTCGGGCACTTCGCGGCGACCGGAAGGCCCTGGGCCCTGGAGTGGTGA
- a CDS encoding SRPBCC family protein, protein MAEHTSSSITIEAAPTDVMAVIADFARYPEWTGEVKEAEVLATDAEGRAEKVRLLLDAGAIKDDHTLAYSWKGADEVSWTLDKSQMLRQLDGSYRLAPLEGGKRTEVTYQLTVDVKIPMLGMIKRKAEKVIIDRALAGLKKRVESTA, encoded by the coding sequence ATGGCGGAACACACCAGCTCAAGCATCACGATCGAGGCTGCGCCGACCGACGTGATGGCCGTGATCGCCGACTTCGCCCGCTACCCCGAGTGGACCGGTGAGGTGAAGGAGGCCGAGGTACTGGCCACCGACGCCGAGGGCCGCGCCGAGAAGGTCCGGCTGCTGCTCGACGCGGGCGCGATCAAGGACGACCACACCCTCGCCTACAGCTGGAAGGGCGCGGACGAGGTCAGCTGGACCCTGGACAAGTCGCAGATGCTGCGCCAGCTGGACGGTTCGTACCGGCTGGCCCCGCTGGAGGGCGGCAAGCGCACCGAGGTCACCTACCAGCTGACCGTGGACGTCAAGATCCCGATGCTCGGCATGATCAAGCGCAAGGCCGAGAAGGTCATCATCGACCGTGCTCTCGCGGGCCTGAAGAAGCGCGTGGAATCGACGGCCTGA
- a CDS encoding ArsA family ATPase → MPHTLLITGPGGAGRTTVAAATALAAARDGQRVLLLSGDPGDPLAALVGAPVGESAEVVPGLRAVPVAGGFRVARVDSGEEFREEFVALQERGSTLLGMLGARPLGAEELTELPGAEQFALLRALRRAAAAPGTDLVVVDLPPLHQAVATLALPAQLRRYLARLLPAERQAARALRPVLAQLAGVPMPAQWLYEAAARWDEELAAVQAVIEDGTTRVRLVAEPGPAAHAALRAGVLGLALHELGVADLVANRLVPQDCADPWAKSVAAQQLAFLEDWGQDLTAVELPHLGRDPQGPGDLAELTGLTAGGTLVPGRPGRRLPWPVEDRLAEDGVLVWAVRLPYARKSDLDLIRRGDELLLTAGPHRRIVPLPSALRRCTVSGAALADDVLRIRFTPDPGLWPRTS, encoded by the coding sequence ATGCCGCACACCCTGCTGATCACCGGCCCCGGCGGGGCCGGGCGCACCACCGTGGCCGCGGCCACCGCCCTCGCCGCCGCGCGGGACGGGCAGCGGGTGCTGCTGCTGTCCGGCGACCCCGGCGATCCGCTGGCCGCCCTCGTCGGCGCGCCGGTGGGGGAGTCCGCCGAGGTCGTGCCCGGGCTGCGGGCCGTACCGGTGGCCGGCGGGTTCCGGGTGGCCCGGGTGGACTCCGGCGAGGAGTTCCGCGAGGAGTTCGTCGCCCTCCAGGAGCGCGGCTCCACCCTCCTCGGCATGCTCGGGGCCCGGCCGCTCGGAGCCGAGGAGCTCACCGAACTGCCCGGCGCCGAACAGTTCGCCCTGCTGCGCGCCCTGCGGCGGGCCGCCGCCGCGCCCGGAACCGACCTGGTCGTCGTCGACCTGCCCCCGCTCCACCAGGCCGTCGCCACCCTGGCCCTGCCCGCCCAGCTGCGCCGCTACCTCGCCCGGCTGCTGCCCGCCGAACGGCAGGCCGCCCGCGCCCTGCGGCCCGTACTGGCCCAGCTGGCCGGGGTGCCCATGCCCGCGCAGTGGCTCTACGAGGCCGCCGCCCGCTGGGACGAGGAGCTCGCCGCCGTCCAGGCCGTCATCGAGGACGGCACCACCCGGGTCCGGCTGGTCGCCGAGCCGGGACCGGCCGCGCACGCCGCCCTGCGCGCCGGGGTGCTCGGGCTCGCCCTGCACGAGCTGGGCGTCGCGGACCTGGTCGCCAACCGGCTCGTACCGCAGGACTGCGCGGACCCCTGGGCCAAGTCGGTCGCCGCCCAGCAGCTCGCCTTCCTGGAGGACTGGGGCCAGGACCTCACCGCCGTGGAGCTCCCGCACCTCGGGCGTGACCCGCAGGGTCCCGGGGACCTCGCCGAGCTGACCGGCCTCACCGCGGGCGGCACCCTCGTCCCCGGCCGCCCCGGCAGGCGCCTCCCCTGGCCCGTCGAGGACCGGCTCGCCGAGGACGGGGTGCTCGTCTGGGCCGTCCGCCTGCCGTATGCCCGCAAGAGCGACCTCGACCTGATCCGCCGCGGCGACGAGCTGCTGCTGACGGCGGGCCCGCACCGCAGGATCGTTCCGCTGCCCTCGGCTCTGCGCCGCTGCACGGTCTCCGGGGCGGCCCTGGCCGACGACGTGCTCCGCATCCGCTTCACCCCGGACCCGGGCCTGTGGCCCCGTACGTCCTAG